Proteins encoded together in one Streptomyces umbrinus window:
- a CDS encoding S1C family serine protease — translation MAAVLAAVLAGGAAGYAAGAVGDEEPAASAAGQENVTGLEAVAARVLPSVVSIETAEGQGSGFVFDERGRILTNAHVVAGSSEVSIELQDGRRLRADVLGDDPANDVAVLEPETARGLRAADLAAGARARPGVGDTVLAIGSPLGLSGTVTSGIVSALDRSVRLGEGGERRRALQTDASINPGNSGGPLVDADGRVIGINTAIATLDQEWGGSIGIGFAIPMADARAAARAIIDG, via the coding sequence GTGGCCGCGGTCCTCGCCGCCGTCCTCGCGGGCGGGGCCGCCGGGTACGCGGCCGGGGCCGTCGGCGATGAGGAGCCCGCCGCGTCGGCGGCCGGGCAGGAGAACGTCACGGGGCTCGAAGCGGTCGCCGCGCGTGTGCTGCCGAGTGTCGTGTCGATCGAGACGGCGGAGGGACAGGGCTCCGGGTTCGTGTTCGACGAGCGCGGCCGGATCCTCACCAACGCGCATGTGGTGGCGGGGAGTTCGGAGGTGTCGATCGAGCTCCAGGACGGGCGCCGGCTCCGTGCGGACGTGCTCGGCGACGACCCCGCCAACGACGTGGCCGTCCTGGAACCGGAGACCGCCCGCGGGCTGCGCGCCGCCGACCTGGCCGCCGGTGCCCGGGCGAGGCCCGGCGTGGGCGACACCGTCCTCGCCATCGGGTCCCCGCTCGGCCTCAGCGGCACCGTCACCTCGGGCATCGTCAGCGCGCTCGACCGGTCCGTGCGGCTCGGTGAGGGCGGTGAGCGGCGGCGTGCGCTGCAGACCGACGCGTCGATCAACCCGGGGAACTCCGGCGGTCCGCTCGTCGACGCTGACGGTCGTGTGATCGGCATCAATACGGCCATCGCGACGTTGGACCAGGAGTGGGGCGGTTCGATAGGGATCGGGTTCGCCATTCCGATGGCGGACGCGCGGGCCGCTGCGCGGGCGATCATCGATGGATGA
- a CDS encoding GNAT family N-acetyltransferase: MGMSVTISAATEQDAEQILKLQFLCYQSEAELYGDYSIEPLTQPLDSLKAELAGGTVLVARLGHEVVASVRAAVDADGTARINKLIVHPRMQRHGLGGRLLDAIESRLAEDGGAKSFQLFTGHRSEHNLRLYRKHGYQLVSTERVDERLSLVTLAKGSSTSAFVASA; encoded by the coding sequence ATGGGCATGAGCGTGACCATCTCGGCGGCGACCGAACAGGACGCCGAACAGATCCTCAAACTGCAGTTCCTCTGCTACCAGAGCGAGGCCGAGCTGTACGGCGACTACAGCATCGAGCCCCTCACCCAGCCCCTCGACTCCCTCAAGGCGGAGCTCGCGGGCGGCACGGTCCTGGTGGCCCGGCTGGGTCACGAGGTGGTGGCCTCGGTGCGTGCGGCGGTGGATGCGGATGGCACGGCCCGCATCAACAAGTTGATCGTCCATCCGCGGATGCAGCGGCACGGGCTGGGCGGGCGGTTGCTCGACGCGATCGAGTCCCGGCTGGCCGAGGACGGCGGGGCGAAGAGTTTCCAGCTCTTCACGGGGCATCGCAGTGAGCACAATCTGCGGTTGTACCGGAAGCACGGGTATCAGCTCGTTTCCACGGAGCGGGTGGATGAGCGGCTGAGTCTGGTGACCCTTGCGAAGGGGTCTTCGACCAGTGCCTTTGTCGCCAGTGCGTAG
- a CDS encoding RNA polymerase sigma factor — MTHDMLDTLRPLLAAEASAEAYASGAEPGDLEQAVWVRLLEHLGTDGPPADPAGWLRGAVRSEARRTRHTASIELPYASEPADDGRPGPEQLALTAARRRALHSAVRKLPGRCPRLMAALLSPQDLTYREIAGELGISQGSLGPERSRCLGCLRRMLTSEVAAHEARG; from the coding sequence ATGACCCACGACATGCTCGACACGCTGCGTCCACTGCTCGCCGCCGAGGCCTCCGCGGAGGCATATGCCTCGGGCGCGGAGCCCGGCGACCTGGAACAGGCCGTCTGGGTGCGCCTCCTGGAGCACCTCGGCACGGACGGCCCGCCCGCCGACCCGGCCGGCTGGCTGCGCGGCGCCGTCCGCTCCGAGGCCCGCCGCACCCGGCACACCGCGAGCATCGAGCTGCCGTACGCGTCCGAGCCCGCCGACGACGGCCGGCCCGGCCCGGAACAGCTCGCGCTCACCGCGGCCCGGCGCCGGGCCCTGCACTCCGCCGTACGCAAGCTGCCGGGCCGCTGTCCGCGTCTCATGGCCGCGCTGCTGTCCCCGCAGGACCTCACATACCGGGAGATCGCGGGGGAGTTGGGTATCTCACAGGGCAGTCTCGGTCCGGAACGTTCCAGATGCCTGGGTTGTCTGCGCCGAATGCTTACGTCGGAGGTTGCGGCGCACGAAGCACGGGGATAG
- a CDS encoding response regulator transcription factor yields the protein MRLLVVEDEEDLVVALKVGLVRAGYAVDIAPDVDTATEKLAVNDYDLVLLDLNLPDGDGFSVCRAVRATPGGPRILMLTARDRLADRVRGLDEGADDYLVKPFALPELLARIRALLRREDGGTAVVEVGELRLDTARFEAFRGARPLQLTPKEFGVLHYLMTRPGRVVPAEELLEHVWDEYADPFTNTVRVTVGSLRRKITGEEEPLIETVIRQGYRLKETR from the coding sequence ATGAGACTACTGGTCGTCGAGGACGAGGAAGATCTCGTCGTCGCTCTCAAGGTCGGGCTGGTGCGGGCCGGTTACGCGGTGGACATCGCGCCCGATGTCGACACGGCCACGGAGAAGCTGGCCGTCAACGACTACGACCTGGTGCTGCTCGACCTCAACCTGCCCGACGGCGACGGCTTCTCGGTCTGCCGTGCCGTACGGGCCACGCCCGGCGGTCCCCGCATCCTGATGCTCACCGCCCGCGACCGTCTCGCCGACCGGGTCCGGGGCCTCGACGAGGGCGCCGACGACTACCTGGTGAAACCGTTCGCGCTGCCCGAACTCCTGGCCCGGATAAGGGCGTTGCTGCGCCGCGAGGACGGCGGGACCGCGGTCGTCGAGGTCGGCGAACTCCGCCTGGACACCGCCCGGTTCGAGGCGTTCCGGGGCGCACGCCCGCTCCAGCTCACGCCCAAGGAGTTCGGCGTCCTGCACTACCTGATGACCCGCCCGGGACGCGTCGTACCGGCCGAGGAACTCCTCGAACACGTCTGGGACGAATACGCCGACCCGTTCACCAACACCGTGCGGGTCACGGTCGGTTCGCTGCGGCGCAAGATCACAGGAGAAGAGGAACCGCTCATCGAGACGGTGATCAGGCAGGGATACCGCCTCAAGGAGACACGATGA
- a CDS encoding sensor histidine kinase, producing MIGALRIVRARLRLPAFTHTIRFRLTVLYSGLLFVLTALVLGGTYLAVERSGEAHPVSKQFSASKYVNDEYVGEIPVVKVQEVEAAVNYETLANLRRFSFAVLGGLAVTSLAIGWILSGRALRPVRAISRTAAEIQATDLSQRIRLDGPKDELRDLADTVDSMLDRLDEAFRAQRQLIDDASHELRSPLAIIRANLDAVLTAEESEEAERRAAVRSVDRATTRMTRLVEDLLATARRTAPALADADVDLAAAAGEACEEFAPLAAERGLVLHRRLTTGLTVIGDHDALRRAVGNLLSNAVRLSPPGTGITVAAGRVDGWLWASVQDEGPGILDDDQTRVFDRFWRAKGNGGGRDRHAGLGLAIVRQIVESHGGQIRLFSTLGKGSTFVLWFPSPGADHTNTAPPDEQPS from the coding sequence ATGATCGGCGCGCTGCGGATCGTCAGGGCGAGGCTCCGCCTCCCGGCGTTCACCCACACCATCCGCTTCCGCCTCACCGTCCTCTACTCCGGTCTCCTGTTCGTCCTCACCGCACTCGTCCTCGGCGGGACGTATCTCGCGGTCGAGCGCAGCGGTGAGGCGCACCCCGTCAGCAAGCAGTTCTCGGCGTCGAAGTACGTGAACGACGAGTACGTCGGCGAGATCCCGGTGGTGAAGGTCCAGGAGGTCGAGGCCGCCGTCAACTACGAGACCCTCGCCAACCTCCGCCGCTTCTCCTTCGCCGTGCTCGGCGGACTCGCCGTCACCAGCCTCGCCATCGGCTGGATCCTCTCCGGCCGCGCCCTGCGTCCCGTACGCGCCATCTCCCGTACGGCCGCCGAGATCCAGGCCACCGACCTCTCGCAGCGCATCCGCCTCGACGGGCCCAAGGACGAACTCCGCGACCTCGCCGACACCGTCGACTCCATGCTCGACCGCCTCGACGAGGCCTTCCGCGCCCAGCGCCAGCTCATCGACGACGCCTCCCACGAACTGCGCAGCCCGCTCGCGATCATCCGGGCCAACCTGGACGCGGTGCTGACGGCCGAGGAGTCCGAGGAGGCGGAGCGCAGGGCGGCCGTCCGAAGTGTGGACCGCGCAACGACCCGTATGACGCGTCTGGTCGAGGACCTGCTGGCCACCGCCCGCCGTACGGCACCCGCGCTCGCCGACGCGGACGTCGATCTGGCCGCGGCCGCAGGTGAGGCCTGCGAGGAGTTCGCGCCGCTCGCCGCCGAGCGCGGGCTCGTACTGCACCGGCGTCTCACCACAGGCCTGACAGTCATCGGCGACCACGACGCGCTGCGCAGGGCGGTCGGTAACCTGCTCTCCAACGCCGTACGACTCTCGCCGCCGGGCACCGGAATCACGGTCGCCGCGGGCCGGGTGGACGGCTGGCTCTGGGCATCGGTCCAGGACGAGGGCCCCGGCATCCTCGACGACGACCAGACCCGGGTCTTCGACCGCTTCTGGCGCGCGAAAGGCAACGGCGGTGGCCGCGACCGTCACGCGGGCCTGGGCCTTGCGATCGTCCGCCAGATAGTCGAGTCCCACGGCGGCCAGATCCGCCTCTTCTCAACCCTCGGCAAGGGCTCGACCTTCGTCCTCTGGTTCCCGTCCCCGGGAGCCGACCACACGAACACGGCCCCACCGGACGAACAGCCCAGCTGA
- a CDS encoding glycerophosphodiester phosphodiesterase gives MGTQESNEGLNGTGPGRRALLGAAVLGAGGAVLGVPATARADEKHGGGGYKSLPKPTIIGHRGASGYRPEHTLGSYQLALDMGAHVIEAGDLVPTKDGHLVCRHEPEIGGTTDVSAHPEFASRKTTKLLDGVSTTGWFTEDFTLAELKTLRAKERIPANRPHNTLYDGRWEIPTFEEVLRWREEQSRKRGKQVWIYPELKHPTYFRKLGLGLEERVAKVLRRHGLDKKNSPVIVQSFEPTSIQRLNKLVGNPLVVLLSAAGTRPWDFVETGDPRTVADLVKPAGLKEIASYAQGIGPTLDLIILKDTSGNLTTPTTLVRDAHAKGLILHPYTMRNENPFLPTNFRKGTDADGYGDPFGAFRTYFATGIDGVFTDNPDTGVLAREDFLKG, from the coding sequence ATGGGGACGCAGGAGTCGAACGAGGGACTGAACGGGACCGGCCCGGGACGGCGTGCGCTGCTCGGGGCCGCGGTCCTCGGCGCCGGCGGAGCGGTCCTCGGGGTACCGGCCACGGCGAGAGCCGACGAGAAGCACGGCGGCGGTGGCTACAAGAGCCTGCCGAAGCCGACGATCATCGGGCACCGCGGGGCCAGCGGCTACCGGCCGGAGCACACGCTCGGCTCGTACCAGCTGGCCCTCGACATGGGCGCGCACGTCATCGAGGCCGGCGACCTGGTGCCCACCAAGGACGGCCACCTCGTCTGCCGCCACGAGCCGGAGATCGGCGGTACGACGGACGTCTCCGCGCACCCCGAGTTCGCGAGCCGCAAGACCACCAAGCTCCTCGACGGGGTGTCCACCACCGGCTGGTTCACCGAGGACTTCACGCTCGCGGAGCTGAAGACCCTGCGCGCCAAGGAGCGCATCCCGGCCAACCGCCCGCACAACACCCTCTACGACGGCCGCTGGGAGATCCCCACCTTCGAGGAGGTGCTGCGCTGGCGCGAGGAGCAGAGCCGCAAGCGCGGCAAGCAGGTCTGGATCTACCCCGAGCTCAAGCACCCCACCTACTTCCGCAAGCTGGGCCTCGGCCTGGAGGAGCGGGTCGCCAAGGTGCTGCGCAGGCACGGCCTGGACAAGAAGAACTCGCCCGTCATCGTCCAGTCCTTCGAACCGACCAGCATCCAGCGCCTCAACAAGCTGGTCGGCAACCCCCTGGTCGTGCTCCTGTCCGCCGCCGGCACCCGTCCCTGGGACTTCGTGGAGACGGGCGACCCGCGTACGGTCGCCGACCTGGTCAAGCCCGCGGGCCTGAAGGAGATCGCCTCCTACGCGCAAGGTATCGGCCCGACCCTGGACCTGATCATCCTGAAGGACACGAGCGGCAACCTCACCACCCCGACCACCCTGGTCCGGGACGCGCACGCCAAGGGCCTGATCCTGCACCCGTACACGATGCGCAACGAGAACCCGTTCCTGCCCACGAACTTCCGCAAGGGCACCGACGCGGACGGCTACGGGGACCCCTTCGGCGCCTTCAGGACGTACTTCGCGACGGGCATCGACGGGGTCTTCACCGACAACCCCGACACCGGTGTCCTCGCCCGCGAGGACTTCCTGAAGGGCTGA